AGAAGCCGGGGGACGAGTTCCTCGCCGGGTTCGGCAAGACCGCCCGCGACGGGCTGCATCTGAAGGCTGCGGCCGTACGGGAGACGTGCGACGTCGTCATCAGCAATGTGCTGGTCATCGATGCGGCGGTCGGGATCCGCAAGGTCTCGATCGGGATCAGGGAAGGGCGGATCGCGTCCATCGGGCGGGCCGGGAACCCGGACACCCTGGACGGGGTCGACGTCGTGGTCGGCACCGGGACGACCATCGTGTCGGGCGAAGGGATGATCGCGACGGCGGGTGCGGTGGATGCCCATGTGCATCTGCTCTCCCCGCGCATCATGGAGGCCTCGCTCTCCTCCGGCGTGACGACGATCATCGGGCAGGAGTTCGGCCCGGTGTGGGGTGTGGGGGTCAACTCGCCCTGGGCGCTGCGCCACGCCTTCAACGCCTTCGACGCCTGGCCGGTCAACATCGGCTTCCTGGCGCGGGGGTCCTCGTCGGACCCGGCCCCGCTGGTGGAGGCCCTCGCCGAGGGCGGCGCCTCCGGGTTCAAGGTCCACGAGGACATGGGCGCGCACACGCGGGCGCTGGATACAGCGCTGCGGGTGGCCGAGGAGCATGACGTCCAAGTCGCCCTGCACAGCGATGGGTTGAACGAATGCCTTTCGGTCGAGGACACTCTCGCCGTACTGGAGGGGCGGACCATCCACGCCTTCCACATCGAGGGGTGCGGGGGCGGGCACGTACCTAATGTGCTGAAGATGGCGGGCGTGGCGAATGTGATCGGGTCGTCGACCAATCCGACGCTTCCATTCGGGCGGGACGCGGTCGCCGAGCACTACGGGATGATCGTCTCCGTCCACGACCTGAAGACCGACCTGCCGGGCGACGCTGCGATGGCCCGCGACCGTATCCGCGCCGGGACGATGGGTGCGGAGGACGTGCTGCACGACCTCGGCGCCATCGGGATCACGTCGTCGGACGCGCAGGGGATGGGGCGCGCGGGCGAGACCGTACGCCGGACCTTCGCGATGGCCGGGAAGATGAAGGCCGAGCTCGGCCCGATGGAGGGCGACGGCCCCGACGACGACAACGCGCGCGTGCTCCGCTACATGGCGAAGCTGACCATCAACCCCGCGATCGCGCACGGGCTTTCGCACGAGATCGGGTCGATCGAGGTCGGCAAGCTCGCCGACATCGTGCTGTGGCTGCCCGCCTTCTTCGGCGCGAAGCCGCAGCTGGTGCTGAAGTCGGGCTTCCCCGCGTACGGGGTGACGGGCGACCCGAACGCGGCGACCGACACGTGCGAACCACTGGTCCTGGGGCCGCAGTTCGGCTCGTACGGGGCGACGGCGGCTGACTTGTCCGTGGCTTTCGTCGCGCAGGCCGCCGTCGACCAGGGCAACGACGGGATGCCGACCCGGCGGCGGCGGGTCGCGGTGCGCGGCACGCGCGGGATCGGCCCGGCGGACCTGCGCCTCAACTCGCGTATCGGCGACGTCGGGGTGGACGCCCGCAGCGGCCTGGTGACGCTCGACGGCGACCCGCTGCAGTCCGAACCGGCCGACTCGGTCTCTCTCAACAGGCTTTATTTCCTTTAGGAGTTCGCTGATGTTCCGTATGCTCGCAGAGTGGTTCCCGCACGAGCGGACCTGGATGGCCTGGCCGGGCCCGAACCCCACCTTCGACAACGCCGCCGGTCTGGCGGAAGCGCGGGAGGCGTGGGCGGCCGTGGCGCGCGCTGTCCGTGCGTACGAACCGGTCACGATGGTGGTCGGCCCGGGGCAGTCGGAGGGTGCGCGTGCGCTGCTCGGCGCCGACGTCGAGCTGGTCGAGCGGGAGCTGGACGACGCGTGGATGCGCGACATCGGCCCGACGTTCGTCACGGACGGGGCCGGTCAACTGGCCGCCGTGGACTGGACGTTCAACGGCTGGGGCGCGCAGGAGTGGGCGCGCTGGGAGCACGACGCGAAGATCGGCGCGTACGTCGCCGACCTGGCCGGAGTGGAGACGCACAGCTCCCGCCTGGTGAATGAGGGCGGCGCGATCCACGTCGACGGCGAGGGCACGGTTCTGCTGACGGAGACCGTCCAGCTGGGCCCTGAGCGCAACCCGGACTGGTCGCGCGAGGAGGTCGAGGCGGAGATCCACGCACGGCTCGGCACGACGAAGGCGATCTGGTTGCCGCGCGGACTGACCGGCGACTACGGGGAGTTCGGCACGCGCGGCCACGTCGACATCGTCGCCGCCTTCGCCCGGCCTGGCGTGGTCGTGGCGCACGTCCAGCCCGACCCCGCCCACCCGGACCACGAGCTCTGCAAGGGGATCGTGGCGCAGCTCCGGGCGGAGACGGACGCGAAGGGGCGGCCGCTGGAGGTCGTGGAGGTGCCGGCGCCGACGGTCCTGAAGGACGAGGACGGGGAGTGGGTCGACTACTCGTACATCAACCACTACCTCTGCAACGGGGGAGTGGTCCTGTGCGGCTTCGACGACCCGAGGGACGAGGAGGCGGCGGAGATCTTCCGGGGACTTTTCCCGGATCGCACGGTCACGCTGGTCGACGCACGTACGATCTTCGCAGGTGGGGGAGGCATTCACTGCATCACCCAGCAGCAGCCGAAGGTGTGAGCGGGGGCTCGCGCCGTTTCCGTGGGGGAACCGATGGAGCGTCGTCGTGCGCTGAAGTACGCGGTCGTGGTGGCGGGGCTTGTACTGACGGGGGTGTCGGCGGGGCCCGCGAGCTCGGCGGGGTTCGCGCTGGAGCCGTTCTGCGCGTACACCGCGGGCAGGGGCGAGATGAAGGTCGGCGACGAGCTCTGGGTCCCGCTCCCGCAGATGGCGAACCGGTCGGACTCCCCGATCGAGGTCACCGGCGCGACGGCGGTCCATGTGCCCGAGGGCGTGCGGGTGCGCGGCTTCAGTGCGTACGACGCGGCGGTCGACACCATGGTGATGGGAGGGGACGCGGAGGACACGCGCGCGTACAAGAACCTGTCCCTCCGGCCGATCCGCATCCCGGCGAGGACCGTGTCGACCGTCTACCCGATGGTGCACCTGCAGCTCACCCGCCCCGGCAGCTACGCGCTCGACAGCTTCCAGATCGAGTACGCGAAGGACGGCCACCGCTACACCCAGGCCGTCGGCTGCGGCGCCGAACTGAGCACGCTCCCGCCCGCCGACTGACGAATGGCATCATTCCGACCATGGATTTCGAGCTCGATCCGCCGCACGGTGTCGGCGATCCCTTCGGACTGCCCGCCGAGGCCGCGGCCCGAGCGCTCGGGAGCCGGACATGACCCAGAGCAGCCCGGACCCCGCCCCCCGCCGCCGCAACTCCGCCGCCCCGCCCCGCGAGACCGTCCTCGCCGCCGCCATGGCCGCCATCGCCGAGCACGGCCTCGACAAGCTCACCATGGCCGGGCTCGGGCGGACCGTCGGGATGAGCAGCGGGCATCTCCTCTACTACTTCCGCTCCAAGGACGAGCTCCTCCTCCAGACCCTCGAATGGAGCGAGGAACAGCTCGGCATGGAGCGCCGGTCCGCCCTCGCCCGCCAGGTCCCCGTCCGCGCCCGCCTCGACGCCTTCGTCGATCTCTACGTACCGTCAGGCCCCCGCGACCCCCACTGGTCCCTCTGGCTGGAGCTCTGGAACCGCGCCCACGACGTCGGCGACGACGCCCGCGGCCGGCTCCTCGACATCGAACTCTCCTGGCACCGCGACCTCGTCGCCCTCCTCGTCGAGGGCGCGTCGCGCGGCGAGCTGCGCGCCGTCGACGCCGATCGGTTCGCGGTTCGCATCCGTGCACTCCTCGACGGATTCTCGACGCACGTCGCGATGGGGCTCCCGGGCTCGGACCGGGCCCAAGTCCTCGCCCACGTCGGCGAATTCCTCGACGAGTCGCTTCTCTGAGAACGCAACGCACGTAAGTACGCATGATCGTTGCCACCTGCACCCTTGTGGCGCTTCCCGTCCCTCCCTCACCGTGAATCACCATGGGACGAGAGCAATGGAAGAAAATCTGGGTCGGCTCGGCCGGCAACATGGTCGAGTGGTTCGACTGGTTCGTGTACGCCACCTTCGCCGTCTACTTCGCGGACGCGTTCTTCCCCAAGGGGAACGACACCGCCAACCTCATGAACACCATGGGCATCTTCGCCGTGGGCTTCTTCATGCGGCCCGTCGGCGGCTGGCTGCTCGGCCGGATCGGCGACCGCAAAGGCCGTAAAGCCGCACTGACCCTCACCGTCACCCTCATGTCGGCCTCGGCGATCCTCATCGCCGTCGCGCCGACCTACGCGGTCGCGGGCTACGGAGGCGTCGCCGTCCTCCTCGTCGCCCGCCTCCTCCAGGGGCTGTCCGTCGGCGGCGAGTACGCCGCATCGGCCACCTATCTCACCGAGGCCTCCGCCCCCGACAAGCGCGGATTCGCCTCCAGCTTCCAGTACGTGTCGATGACGGCCGGCCAACTCGTGGGCCTCGGGCTGCAGATCATCCTCCAGCACAACCTCTCCGAGGACGCCCTGCACAGCTGGGGCTGGCGCATCCCGTTCATCGTCGGTGCGCTCGGCGCGGCCATCGTCTTCTACTTGCGCCGCAACATGCTGGAGACCGAGGTGTACGCGGACTCGGACGCGGCCACCGACGCGAGCC
The sequence above is drawn from the Streptomyces sp. NBC_01465 genome and encodes:
- a CDS encoding agmatine deiminase family protein yields the protein MLAEWFPHERTWMAWPGPNPTFDNAAGLAEAREAWAAVARAVRAYEPVTMVVGPGQSEGARALLGADVELVERELDDAWMRDIGPTFVTDGAGQLAAVDWTFNGWGAQEWARWEHDAKIGAYVADLAGVETHSSRLVNEGGAIHVDGEGTVLLTETVQLGPERNPDWSREEVEAEIHARLGTTKAIWLPRGLTGDYGEFGTRGHVDIVAAFARPGVVVAHVQPDPAHPDHELCKGIVAQLRAETDAKGRPLEVVEVPAPTVLKDEDGEWVDYSYINHYLCNGGVVLCGFDDPRDEEAAEIFRGLFPDRTVTLVDARTIFAGGGGIHCITQQQPKV
- a CDS encoding urease subunit alpha: MSEYAAVHGPRAGDRVRLGDSGLVVRVESDAQKPGDEFLAGFGKTARDGLHLKAAAVRETCDVVISNVLVIDAAVGIRKVSIGIREGRIASIGRAGNPDTLDGVDVVVGTGTTIVSGEGMIATAGAVDAHVHLLSPRIMEASLSSGVTTIIGQEFGPVWGVGVNSPWALRHAFNAFDAWPVNIGFLARGSSSDPAPLVEALAEGGASGFKVHEDMGAHTRALDTALRVAEEHDVQVALHSDGLNECLSVEDTLAVLEGRTIHAFHIEGCGGGHVPNVLKMAGVANVIGSSTNPTLPFGRDAVAEHYGMIVSVHDLKTDLPGDAAMARDRIRAGTMGAEDVLHDLGAIGITSSDAQGMGRAGETVRRTFAMAGKMKAELGPMEGDGPDDDNARVLRYMAKLTINPAIAHGLSHEIGSIEVGKLADIVLWLPAFFGAKPQLVLKSGFPAYGVTGDPNAATDTCEPLVLGPQFGSYGATAADLSVAFVAQAAVDQGNDGMPTRRRRVAVRGTRGIGPADLRLNSRIGDVGVDARSGLVTLDGDPLQSEPADSVSLNRLYFL
- a CDS encoding TetR/AcrR family transcriptional regulator, with the translated sequence MTQSSPDPAPRRRNSAAPPRETVLAAAMAAIAEHGLDKLTMAGLGRTVGMSSGHLLYYFRSKDELLLQTLEWSEEQLGMERRSALARQVPVRARLDAFVDLYVPSGPRDPHWSLWLELWNRAHDVGDDARGRLLDIELSWHRDLVALLVEGASRGELRAVDADRFAVRIRALLDGFSTHVAMGLPGSDRAQVLAHVGEFLDESLL